CCTCTTCACCGCCAAGGGCAACGCCGTGTACGCCATCGTGACGGAAGTGCCCGACTGGAAGGAAGGGGAACGGAGAACCTTTACCTTGCACTCCGTGAAAGCCCAGAAGAATACTGCTGTGAGCTTGCTAGGTCAGAACAGCAAGATTATGGAGTACAAACCCAACCTCGACGTGAGCTGCACTTACAAACAGACAGCCAACGGTTTAGAAGTGTCGGCGGTGAAAGCCCAGCGCATCTACGACGACCACCGTTGGCCGAACGCCGTAGTGCTCAAGCTAGACAACGTGTCGCCTGCTATGACCGAGGCCGTGACCGTGGAAACTGGTACGGCCAAACCGGCCACGGCTGGCTATGCCCTGAGCGGCCGTTTGTACAACTTCAAAGGCAAAAATGTGACGCGGGCTAGGTTTGCCTACCGCGCCTACCGCGGCCGCGTGGAAACCTTGTACGCCGACCCGTGGAAATATTCCAACTGGGTAAATGTTGGCCCTGACGGCCGCTTCAGCACGAGTGTAAAAAACTTAAAAGGCGCCTTCGAATACAAAGCCGTGGCCGAGCAAAGCGGCGTAGCGGTAGAAGGCGACAACAAGTCCTTAAACTAACAGCAGCCATTTTGCAGCGAAAACCACTCCTAGGCGCGAGACGATGGGCTAGCTTGTTCCACCTAGCTTTCTGCTGTCTAGCGCTAGTTCGGGTGAGCGGGGCACAACAGGCTACTGCCAAACCGGTGCTGCCGCTCATTCCGCAGCCAGTGCAGGTTTCGACCAACCAGCAGACGTTCACCCTTACGAGTCAAACCGGGCTGTTTGTGGGCAAAGACATTGCCCCGAGTAAGGCGACTTCCTTTCAAGAATACGTGCGGAAGGTGAGCAGCATCAACCTCAAGCTAGCTAAGCAAGCGGTTGATAATACCATCTCCTTGCAGCTCGATAGCCTCACGGTGACGCAGAAGGAAGGATATAAGTTGGTCGTCGGCGCGAAGCGGATAACCCTGACGGGGCACGACGAAGCAGGCGTTTTTTACGGTTTGCAAACCCTTAGTCAGCTCGTCAAACCTAGCTCGGCGGCCAGTGTGCAGCTGCCCGGCTGCACCATTACCGACTACCCGCGCTTTGCTTACCGCGGCATGCACCTGGATGTGAGCCGGCATATGTTCCCGGTCAGCACGCTGAAGAAATGGCTAGATGTGTTGGCCTTTTACAAGATCAACACTTTTCATTGGCACCTCACCGACGACCAAGGTTGGCGCATTGAAATCAAGAAGTACCCGCGCCTGCAAAGCGTGGCGGCTTACCGCAACGAAACCCTGATCGGCCACAAAAGAGAGCTGCCGCACCGCTTCGATGGGAAGCGCTACGGCGGCTACTACACGCAGGAGGAGGTGAAAGACATTGTACGCTACGCCGCCGAGCGCCACATCACCGTTATCCCCGAAATCGAAATGCCCGGCCACGCCTCGGCGGCGCTGACGGCCTACCCCGAGCTAGGCTGCACGGGCGGGCCGTACCACACTGCCACCTTTTGGGGCGTGTTTGATGATGTGTATTGCGCCGGCAACGACGCTACCTTCACCTTCCTGACGGGTGTGCTGGACGAGGTAGTGGCGCTGTTTCCCAACTCTTACATCCATATCGGCGGCGACGAGTGCCCGAAGACACGCTGGCAAGCCTGCCCGAAGTGCCAGAAGCGCATCAAAGACGAGCACTTGCGCGACGAGCGGGAGCTACAGAGCTATTTCATCCGGCGCATCAGCCAGTACCTAGCTTCCAAGAACCGGCAGCTCATGGGCTGGGATGAAATCCTGGAAGGCGGCTTGGCGGCCGGTGCCACGGTGATGAGCTGGACCGGCGAGCAAGGCGGCATCGAAGCGGCCAAGCTAGGTCACCACGTCGTGATGACGCCCGAAAAGCAGGTGTACTTGGATTACTACCAGTCGCTGTACCCTGCCGATTCGCTAGCGGCAGGTGGCTACACGCCCCTCAGTAAGATCTACCGCTACGAGCCCGTGCCCGCCGTGCTGACGGCCGCGCAGGCCCGCTACGTGCTAGGCGTGCAAGCTAACGTCTGGACCGAGTACATGCCCAACGCGAGCAAAGCGGAGTACATGATGTTTCCCCGCCTACTCGCCCTGGCCGAAATAGCGTGGTCGCCGAAAGCAACGCGCGACTACAATTCGTTCTTAAGCCGCACCCGCGCCCACGATCAGCGGCTACAAGCCATGCACGTAGCGCCCGCCCGCAGCTACGATTGGATAACGGATTCCACCTGGGCCGGCCAGAACGGGCTTCCCATGCTTCGGCTTAACTCTACAGCCAAGGGAGAAATTCGTTTTACCACCGATGGCAGTGAACCCACTAGTCAAAGCCAACGGTACCAAGCGCCTTTGCTCATTGAGAAAAGCAGCTTGGTGAAGGCCGCGGTATTTGAGGGAAAGACCCGCGTGCAACCGGTCTATAGCAAGCAACTGACTATTAGCAAAGCCACTGGCAAACCCGTCATGTTGGCAAACCGACCGGCTAGCAACTACAACCCCGGTACTACTTGGGCTCTGGTGAACGGCGTGGCGGGCAGCAACCGCTACAACGACGGTCAATGGTTCGGCTTCAGCGGCACGGACCTGGTGGCGACCCTAGACCTAGGTTCTTCGCAGCAGATAAGTAACTTGGGCGCCAACGTACTGAACTATCACTGGCAAAAAATGTGGGCGCCGACTGAATTGGTGTTCTCGGTTTCGACGGACGGGGTGAGTTACCAAGACGTCTACCGGCAAACCCAATTTCCGGTGAACGGCATCAACCCGGTGCGCGCCACCATTGCGCCTGTGTCAGCTCGCTACGTCAAGATCAGAGCGGTCAACCAAGGTACGATTCCCGCCGGCGAGTACGGCGCGGGCGGCAAGGCCTGGCTGCTAGTCGATGAGCTGCTTGTAAACTAAGACTACATGACCCTAGCTATTGTGCTGCTCTGCATTGTCGCCCTTATCGTCCTGATATCGGCCTTCAAGATCAATGCGTTTACTGCCTTTCTGATTATCTCCCTGCTTGCCGGCGTGTTGCTGGGCATGCCGCTGGCCAACATTCCGAAGTCCATCGAGAAAGGCATCGGCGACACGCTCGGGTCTTTGGTCATGATTCTGTGCCTAGGAGCCATGCTGGGCAAGCTGCTCGCCGAAAGCGGGGCCGCCCAGAAAGTAGCAGCGGCGCTGATGCGGGCGTTTGGTCCCAAGTACATTCAGTGGGCCATGGTGGTCGCGGGCTTCGTGATTGGCATTCCGCTCTACTACGGCGTCGGTTTTGTGCTCATGGTGCCGCTGATCTTCTCCATCGTGTACCAGTACCGGTTGCCGGCCATCTACCTAGGTCTGCCCATGCTCTCGGCCTTATCCGTCACGCACGGGTTTCTGCCCCCGCACCCTTCGCCTTCGGCGCTGGTGGTGCAGTTTCACGCCAACATGGGCCTGACGCTGCTCTACGGCCTAGCCGTTGCCGTGCCCACAATCATCGTTGCCGGGCCACTATTTGCCCAAACCTTGAAAAAGATCGAGGCGCACCCGCTGGAAACCTTTGTCTCGATGCCTGCCGCTACGGCTCACGAACCAGGCACGGCCAACAGCTTCTTCACGGCCTTGCTTCCCGTGCTGCTGCTGATGGTGGCGGCGCTCTTTCCGTTGCTGTCCAACAACCCGCAGTTTCATAATGTAGTGACGCTCTTTGGGCAACCTTCCGTAGTGATGCTGCTGGCCGTGGTCTACGCCACGTACTCGCTCGGGCTCCGGTCGGGCCGCAGCATGACGCAGGTCATGACAATTTACGGCGATGCCATCAAAGACATCAGCATGATCTTGCTGATCATTGGAGCATCGGGGGCGCTCAAGCAGGTGCTCACTGACAGCGGCGCTAGCAACGAAATAGCCGGCTTGCTCCAACACGTAGCCTTGCCGCCGCTGGTGCTCGGCTGGCTCATGGCCGCCATCCTGCGAGCGTGCGTGGGCTCGGCCACCGTGGCAGGCCTCACCACAGCCGGCCTGATCGGGCCGTTGCTAGCCCAAACCCACACCAACCCCAACCTGATGGTGCTAGCCGTAGGCGCGGGCAGCCTGATGTTCTCGCACGTCAACGACTCCGGTTTCTGGATGTTCAAAGAGTATTTCAATATCAGCGTGAAAGACACCCTGCGCTCGTGGTCCGTCATGGAAGCCTTGGTCGGCACCGTCGGGCTCGTGGGCGTTTTAGTTCTGAATGAGCTTGTTACCTATTGAGTCAGTGAAGCCGAATAGAAATCAGACTTTCGACCAGATCAGATCGTCATGCTAAGCCTGTCGAAGCATCTCGCGTGCTTCGACAGGCTCAGCATGACGTCCCTTTTATTTTTGAATATAATACCCAACTCCTCATGGCTACTCCCGAAGAAAACTTCGCCCAAACGGGCCTCAACTTGCCTCCCGCTCCCGCGCCGCTCGGCGTGTACAAACCTTGCTTGATCGACGGCAACTACCTCTACGTTTCGGGTCATGGGACCGTGCAAGACGATAAAAGCCTGATTATCGGCCGCATCGGCGAAACCCTCGATATTGAGGAAGGCAAGCTGGCCGCCCGGCAAGTGGGCCTAGCTATCCTCTCAACCATCGTGGCCAACCTAGGTAGCCTTAACAAGGTCAAGCGCGTGATCAAAGTGCTCGGCATGGTAAACTGCACCCCCGATTTTGAGCGGCACCCCTACGTTATTAACGGCTGTAGCGAACTGTTTGCGCAGGTGTGGGGCCCCGAAAACGGTATTGGTGTGCGCAGCGCCGTAGGCTTTGGCTCCCTGCCCGACAACATTCCGGTGGAAATTGAGGCGCTTTTCGAGCTAGCCTAGGTACCCGATTAGTAATAAGCAACATGGAAGAGTGGTTCAGCGTCGCGGACGCCGATGCGCTAGATACGCCTGCGCTAGTCGTGTACCCCGATCGGGTGCAGCACAACTTGGCGCAACTGGTAGCTAGCATTGATGAGGTGGGCCGGCTGCGGCCCCACGTGAAAACGCACAAAAGCCAAGAGGCCGTGCGCCTGACGATGGAGGCTGGTATCAGCAAGTTTAAGTGCGCCACCATTGCCGAAGCTGAAATGCTAGGTCTCTGCGGAGCACCCGACGTGCTGCTGGCCTACCAGCCCATTGGCCCCAAAGCCGCGCGCTTTGTGCAGGTAATCAAGCACTACCCGCAAACCAAGTTTTCCTGCCTCATTGATACCTACGCTGCAGCGCAGCACCTGAACAACTTGGCCGCAGCGAGCGAACTGACCGTTTCCGTGTTCATCGACTTGAACGTGGGCATGAACCGCTCGGGCATTGCCCCAGCCGCGGCATTTGCCTTGTATCAGCAGTGTGTTAGCCTCGCAAATCTGCAAATCATGGGCTTGCACGCCTACGATGGGCACATTCGCGACGAAGACCTAGCCTTGCGCACGGAGCATTGCAACAGCGCCTTTGCCCTGGTGGAAGAGCTAGCCGATCAGCTACGCAGCACTGGTTTTGACCCTATCATTGTGGCCGGCGGCAGTCCCACGTTCCCCATCCACGCCGCCCGTCAAGGGGTGGAATGCAGCCCCGGCACCTTCATCTACTGGGACAGTGGCTACGGTAACGTGTGCAAAGAGCAACCATACTGGCCGGCTGCCTTAGTGCTGAGTCGGGTCATTTCCTTGCCCGATGCCACCAAGATTTGCGTGGACCTAGGTCATAAGTCCATTGCTGCGGAAAGTCCGCTGGATAAGCGCATCACCTTCCTAAATGCGCCGGCGCTTCGGCCCATCGGGCAGAGCGAAGAGCACTTGGTGCTGGAGGCCGGACCAAATCACGGGTATAAAGTGGGCGACCTACTTTACGGCTTGCCCTACCACATTTGCCCCACCGTCGCCTTGTACGAGCGGGCCATTACTATCCAAAACCAAGCGCCCGCGGGGGAATGGAAAACCATTGCCCGCGACCGAAAAATCAACTTATAGAACATGCTAATAGTAGATGCTCACCTCGACTTGAGCATGAACGCGCTAGAGTGGAACCGCGACTTGACCCAACCCATAGTGGCCATCAATGCCCGCGAAGCCGGCCTAACCGATAAACCCGACCGTGGCAAAGCGGTGGTGAGTCTGCTCGAACTGCGCAAGGGTAACATAGGCTTAGTGGTAGCCACGCAAATTGCCCGCTTCGTTGCGCCCGATAATCCCTTGCCGGGTTGGCATTCGCCTGCGCAGGCTTGGGCCCAAACGCAGGGCCAGCTAGCTTGGTACAAGGCCATGGAAGCGGCCGGCGAAATGGTGCAGGTAAACAACCTAGCCACGCTAGAGCAGCACCTAGCTTTGTGGGCCGATGGCACTCCCACCGAAGGCAAACCCGTCGGCTACATCCTCAGCTTAGAGGGCGCTGACTCTCTGATTACCGTGGGGCACTTGGAACAGGCTTACCAATCTGGCCTACGGGCAGTAGGTCCCGCGCACTACGGTCCCGGTCGCTACGCGCAGGGTACCGATGCCACCGGCTTCATGGGCCCAGCTGGCCACGAACTGCTGAAAGAAATGGAGCGTCTAAACATAATCCTCGACGCCACTCACTTGTGCGACGACAGCTTCTGGGAAGCCCTGGACCACTTCAACGGACCCGTATGGGCAAGCCACAACAACTGCCGGGCGCTGGTAAACCACAACCGTCAATACAGCGACGACCAAATCAAAGCCCTGATTGAGCGCGGCGCCGTGATTGGTGCTGCTTTAGACGCCTGGATGATGGTTCCCAATTGGGTGAAAGGTGAATCGACCCCGCGGGACATGACCTGCAATTTGGAAGTAATGATCGACCATATCGACCACATCTGCCAACTCGCCGGTAACACGTTGCACGTAGGCCTAGGTACTGACCTAGATGGAGCCTTCGGGCGGGAGCAATGCCCATACGATTTGGAAACTATTGCTGATCTGCAAAAGATACCGATTCTACTAGCCAAGCGTGGGTACACTGCGCAAGACATCGAGAACATGATGCATGGCAATTGGCTGCGGTTTATAAGAAAAGTGTGGCAGTAAGAGCCAATGCTAATTCTTGTGAAAAGAAAAAGCCCCATTTCCAGCTTGAGAACGGGGCTTTTTGCAGAGAAGGGATTCGAACCCTATAATTGATTCGACCTGCGAACGCACTAAGAATACCTTGTTTGCAGCTTACAGGGGGCATATTTTAAAAAACAGCAGTGAGGATAAGTGAGAAGCAAGGGGTACGAATGACCTGTTTTGTACCCCAGCTGCCCCCGGGACTTTATAAATTTGAGCGGCAACTTTTTCTCCGCTCGTAATGGCTACCATATCCTTCCACCTGAAAGATTCCAAATCAGGCCGTTATCCAGGGTGGAAGTCGAACCATTGCTCCCCACTCCTCCCCTGCCGTAGCTGCCACAGATGATGTAAAATTCATTGCCTTGATCCACGAGTGTACAGCAGTAGTTCTCCAATCCTACCTACGTGCGCTGGTTGTTGTTGGGGGCCCCTGCGGCATCATGTTCGTCATCAGGAACGTGGCCGAGTTGTCCTCAATGAATCCCGTGCGGTCAGCGGAAGGGCAATTATGTCCGCGGTCAAAACCCGAACCCGTGTAGCTGCTCATGGTCACGCGGTACCAACCAGATGGCAAGCTGTTGTCTGCTGAGAAGTTATCCTGGCGTTCCGCCGAGCCGAGCCAAGCGCTACTCAGGTGCTAGCTCACCCAGTTCGGAATACCCCGGTCGCGGTGATAGCTCAGCGTGTACTGTGGTTTTATTAACAGATAGTTCGTGTAGTTGCTCGCATCTGTGGTGGCGCCACTGGGATTACCTAGGGTTAAACTCTCGTCTCGTGCAGAGATGAGTGTCGCAGGCGTAGAGGTCGCTTTTTTATCAGAGCAACTGGCTGCGACTAGCCCAATAAACAGGAAAAGACGACAGGAAAGAGGTGAGCGCATGAGTAAAGATAAAGAGTCGATGGCAGCTAGTATCTAATTACAGTGCCAATGGCAGTGCGGCCGCGCTAAGCCACCTTCAAAGCTTCCACGTGACCACAGCGGTCAATTAGACAACGGAAGTAGCCAGTGCATACCCTTCCTACCCATATGCCCGCGTACTGGCTACGGTAGCCCGGAGATGGGTATCAGCCTGATCCCACTGCGCTATCTCCTGCGCAAGGCGGCTGAGCAGGTATCTCAGCGTACAGCGGCTTGACGGTGCACGCACTGGATGCGACAGCTCACACAGAAAGAACCTACTACCAAGTTAACTTACTACCTAGCGGCACCTACGTGCAACCGGAACTTTGTAACGCCACTACCTTTGGCTTAAAGACCTAGCTACGATATCAGACCTGTGCCTTTCCTGATGCCCTATTACTCGACTACAAACAGGTTCCAGGAATTTCATGCTGTTGGGCTGCTCGCTGTATGGCTTCTGGCGGGCTGTGCAGGCTACGCAGCCAGTATTCTTTACTCCGTTGAGGTGGGTGAAGTACTCGCCTTGGCTAGGCGCTCCTCGCCGAATGGGCACGCTTTGAGCACCACGCAGGTCGCCTTTGAACAGCTGCGCCTAGGACTCGGCACGACTGCTTGCGTGCTAGGAATGTATGGTGTGGTGGTGTTCTACGACCTGCACCGGCAGGGCCTAGTGGTTCAGCACTTCTGGCGAACCAGCGGGTTGCGCGCCAAACGAGGGCTATTCTACGCCTGGTACGCGCTACGACCACGGCAACAGCGTTGGACGTTGGCTGCCTTTGCCGCCCTTACCGTGCTACGCATTATCGTGAGCCGGCGACTGGTTACCTTCGATGACAGTGCCTCTTACGAGTTCTTTGTACGAGATAGCTTGCTCACTGTAAGCGCGTACTATCCAGCCCCTAACAACCATATCTTCAGCAACACTCTGAGTTGGTTGTTCTATCAGGTGTGTCAGGAGTATTGGTGGAGCATGCGGGTGCCGGTATTACTTGCAAGCACGGCCGCCACGGCGTATTGGTTTCTAGGCCTGTTGCGCTGTAGCAACTTTCGGGTGGCCGCGCTGACTGTAATGCTCTGTAGCTTGCTGGAACTAAACTTGTTTTTAGCTGCTGAAGGCCGCGGCTATGCTCTGCTTTTCGCCTTGAGCGCCTTAGGCTTTTTTAGTGCCTTGTCACTCACGGATGCTGAGGCACCGACGCCTAAGCGGGCTTGGGCCGGTATGGCAGTAGCTGGAATTATAGGCTTGTACACTGTACCCACATTTGCGTATTTTTTGGTGGCGGCCTATAGCTGGTTGGGCTTTTGTTGGCTTTGCAAAGGCGACCTGCACCGCCTCGTCGCCGGAGTACTCTTGGGTGCTACCACACTTGTGGGCGCTGCTTTGCTGTACGCTCCGCTGCTGCTAATTTCCGGGCCAGGGGCACTATTTCGGAATGCTTATGTCAAACCCCTAGCGGTTTCAACCTTCTTCCAGCGGTTGCCAGCCTATGTGTGGGAAGTAGAGGGAGGCCTTCTGGGCGAATCACGTAATGGCGTGCTGGCGTCTGTGCACCTAGGTTCCCTAGCGGCGGGAGCCGTTGTAATTGGTTTTTTAGCGTTGGCAAGGGCTGCTCAGCGTGGCCGTTTACCGGCACACCAGGTCGCGTACGTTCTGCGCCTAGGAGTACCAGCGCTTTGGTTTGTGGTGATGCCTTACCTGTTGCTGGTGATGCAACGCGTGGAGGCTCCCAGTCGCACACTGGCCTTCAAAGCTACTTTTATGTTCCTGCTCATTGGCCTAGAACTTGACTGGGTATTGCACCAGTTTGGGCCAAGAGTCCGCCATTTACGCACCACATTGCGGCTAGGAATAGGTCTGTGGGCAGGAGTGCAGCTCACCCAATTGTACCGTTCAAACGAACTGAGGCTTTCTTACCTGCGAACACCTCATCTGGCGGCTCAATGGCTGTTGAATCAACCAGCGGGCCCGATACTCGCGCCCAATGCGCCGTGTTATTTACCGGCTCTCCGCTTTTACATTCATTTTGAAAAGCCGACCTCAACATTGGAGATCGACGATGCCCCTAAGCCAGGTACGCGCTACCGTTACATCATCAACCCGCCTGCTCCTTTTTCAGGAGCCTTGCCTCACTTGCATGTCGGCCGTGATGTCAACTGCGAAGCGATGGACATTGTATCCTATTGGTAGCTAAGGCGGAGCTCGTAGAAGCGTCTACGGTAGTGACAGGCCGAGTTATGCACCAGCCATGGTAGTTTGATAAGCACTATAGTTACACTTATAACCTGCTACAAGTGCTCCTGCGCAACTGGTATAAGCAGCACGAACGCTTACAAGAGCGTACATCGGTGTACTTCGCTGCTCAATCTATACTGAGCGCAACAAAGCTTCCAGCCTGCGAGAGTACATTGACAGAGCACTTCGTGTAACTAGTGCACCTGGAAAAAAAATTTATTTTTCTTGGAGCAACAACGTTACTCTATCAAGAAGCCTCATGCTAAATAGCTGAGGCTTTTTTTGTTTGTAGCTATATTACCCCATCCTCTTATCAATCATACCCTCATGCCTTTAGTAGAACTTTCCACCGCCTTAGTAGCTGCTGGCAGTGGCATTGTGGTACCATTCGTCAATAAGGTATTAGAGAAGACAGCTAGCCGTGTAGGAGATAGCTTCGATGCGCAACTAGTTACACTCTTTACCAAGGCGCATGATTTCTTAACTGCTAGTGGGCATGAGGCCAACCCTGTCGAGCCTAAAATTATTGCTCCTATTGTGCAGGCGGCTAGACTTGAAACGGATCCTGATTTGATAGATAAATGGGCCGCTTTACTGGCTAATGCTGCCAGCGGTCAAGTTGATATACTAGTTCAGCCTAGCTTCGCGGAAGTGCTGCGGCAACTTACTCCTACGCAGGTACGCATTTTGGATAGGATCTATCAACAGGTCGATCCATCTATTGAAGCAGGAGAGGACTGGCAGCCAGGGATTGAAGTTAGTGCTATTCGAGAAGAGCTTCAACTCACTTTCTTTGACTTTCAGCTGTGTATGGGCAATCTGTTGCGCCTCAGCCTTTGTACTGAGTATGAAGCTAAAAATGCAGCTACCTTAGGCAAGGTGGCCCCGGGGACTAAGAAAGTTGACCCTACCATTTTTGGTTATGCATTCGTAAAGGCATGCACCCCACCACAACTGACAGTGTAGATGAGGCAAGTCCCAACAATGCTAAGGTGAGTGCACTTTCGAAAAGCAGAGTTCACCTAGCAAAAATGCCGTAGCACGCTGCAAACAAGATGTTTTTTCTTTCCCCCTTGACAGGAACCGACACCAATAAAAAAGGCTCGTACTGTTGAATAACGGAGCGGGCATTTTGCCTTCCTCTAAGCAAGCTGGCAACGATTTCCGGTTGGCTACCTCAAAGATAAACGGCCACTATTAGGAGATGTATGAAGGTAGATCAAGGGGGTTTGTACCCCTAACTGTACCCCAGAAAAGAAAAAGCCCCGTTTCCAGCTTGGAAACGGGGCTTTTTGCAGAGGAGGAGGGATTCGAACCC
This Hymenobacter sp. GOD-10R DNA region includes the following protein-coding sequences:
- a CDS encoding family 20 glycosylhydrolase, with the protein product MQRKPLLGARRWASLFHLAFCCLALVRVSGAQQATAKPVLPLIPQPVQVSTNQQTFTLTSQTGLFVGKDIAPSKATSFQEYVRKVSSINLKLAKQAVDNTISLQLDSLTVTQKEGYKLVVGAKRITLTGHDEAGVFYGLQTLSQLVKPSSAASVQLPGCTITDYPRFAYRGMHLDVSRHMFPVSTLKKWLDVLAFYKINTFHWHLTDDQGWRIEIKKYPRLQSVAAYRNETLIGHKRELPHRFDGKRYGGYYTQEEVKDIVRYAAERHITVIPEIEMPGHASAALTAYPELGCTGGPYHTATFWGVFDDVYCAGNDATFTFLTGVLDEVVALFPNSYIHIGGDECPKTRWQACPKCQKRIKDEHLRDERELQSYFIRRISQYLASKNRQLMGWDEILEGGLAAGATVMSWTGEQGGIEAAKLGHHVVMTPEKQVYLDYYQSLYPADSLAAGGYTPLSKIYRYEPVPAVLTAAQARYVLGVQANVWTEYMPNASKAEYMMFPRLLALAEIAWSPKATRDYNSFLSRTRAHDQRLQAMHVAPARSYDWITDSTWAGQNGLPMLRLNSTAKGEIRFTTDGSEPTSQSQRYQAPLLIEKSSLVKAAVFEGKTRVQPVYSKQLTISKATGKPVMLANRPASNYNPGTTWALVNGVAGSNRYNDGQWFGFSGTDLVATLDLGSSQQISNLGANVLNYHWQKMWAPTELVFSVSTDGVSYQDVYRQTQFPVNGINPVRATIAPVSARYVKIRAVNQGTIPAGEYGAGGKAWLLVDELLVN
- a CDS encoding gluconate:H+ symporter is translated as MTLAIVLLCIVALIVLISAFKINAFTAFLIISLLAGVLLGMPLANIPKSIEKGIGDTLGSLVMILCLGAMLGKLLAESGAAQKVAAALMRAFGPKYIQWAMVVAGFVIGIPLYYGVGFVLMVPLIFSIVYQYRLPAIYLGLPMLSALSVTHGFLPPHPSPSALVVQFHANMGLTLLYGLAVAVPTIIVAGPLFAQTLKKIEAHPLETFVSMPAATAHEPGTANSFFTALLPVLLLMVAALFPLLSNNPQFHNVVTLFGQPSVVMLLAVVYATYSLGLRSGRSMTQVMTIYGDAIKDISMILLIIGASGALKQVLTDSGASNEIAGLLQHVALPPLVLGWLMAAILRACVGSATVAGLTTAGLIGPLLAQTHTNPNLMVLAVGAGSLMFSHVNDSGFWMFKEYFNISVKDTLRSWSVMEALVGTVGLVGVLVLNELVTY
- a CDS encoding RidA family protein, coding for MATPEENFAQTGLNLPPAPAPLGVYKPCLIDGNYLYVSGHGTVQDDKSLIIGRIGETLDIEEGKLAARQVGLAILSTIVANLGSLNKVKRVIKVLGMVNCTPDFERHPYVINGCSELFAQVWGPENGIGVRSAVGFGSLPDNIPVEIEALFELA
- a CDS encoding D-TA family PLP-dependent enzyme, with amino-acid sequence MEEWFSVADADALDTPALVVYPDRVQHNLAQLVASIDEVGRLRPHVKTHKSQEAVRLTMEAGISKFKCATIAEAEMLGLCGAPDVLLAYQPIGPKAARFVQVIKHYPQTKFSCLIDTYAAAQHLNNLAAASELTVSVFIDLNVGMNRSGIAPAAAFALYQQCVSLANLQIMGLHAYDGHIRDEDLALRTEHCNSAFALVEELADQLRSTGFDPIIVAGGSPTFPIHAARQGVECSPGTFIYWDSGYGNVCKEQPYWPAALVLSRVISLPDATKICVDLGHKSIAAESPLDKRITFLNAPALRPIGQSEEHLVLEAGPNHGYKVGDLLYGLPYHICPTVALYERAITIQNQAPAGEWKTIARDRKINL
- a CDS encoding dipeptidase, which translates into the protein MLIVDAHLDLSMNALEWNRDLTQPIVAINAREAGLTDKPDRGKAVVSLLELRKGNIGLVVATQIARFVAPDNPLPGWHSPAQAWAQTQGQLAWYKAMEAAGEMVQVNNLATLEQHLALWADGTPTEGKPVGYILSLEGADSLITVGHLEQAYQSGLRAVGPAHYGPGRYAQGTDATGFMGPAGHELLKEMERLNIILDATHLCDDSFWEALDHFNGPVWASHNNCRALVNHNRQYSDDQIKALIERGAVIGAALDAWMMVPNWVKGESTPRDMTCNLEVMIDHIDHICQLAGNTLHVGLGTDLDGAFGREQCPYDLETIADLQKIPILLAKRGYTAQDIENMMHGNWLRFIRKVWQ
- a CDS encoding DNA/RNA non-specific endonuclease, translated to MSSAWLGSAERQDNFSADNSLPSGWYRVTMSSYTGSGFDRGHNCPSADRTGFIEDNSATFLMTNMMPQGPPTTTSARR
- a CDS encoding Abi-alpha family protein — encoded protein: MPLVELSTALVAAGSGIVVPFVNKVLEKTASRVGDSFDAQLVTLFTKAHDFLTASGHEANPVEPKIIAPIVQAARLETDPDLIDKWAALLANAASGQVDILVQPSFAEVLRQLTPTQVRILDRIYQQVDPSIEAGEDWQPGIEVSAIREELQLTFFDFQLCMGNLLRLSLCTEYEAKNAATLGKVAPGTKKVDPTIFGYAFVKACTPPQLTV